A single region of the Sorghum bicolor cultivar BTx623 chromosome 9, Sorghum_bicolor_NCBIv3, whole genome shotgun sequence genome encodes:
- the LOC110430579 gene encoding uncharacterized protein LOC110430579, with the protein MTEIPTHHQETYWQHAVIARPANRRTPHSKILSKQIADAIADRLGAYITVSDITYKPPNFLIHFTEPHLQRHALVTTKLQTRSCNLEMAPWSKQHELGQLPWIIATPPEALQINIDPLKILPIPRKAQTHAGNPILKDDYAETIGTNYELRAPDYSYLVIAELKDFYYKKFDIFRLSKNKTIQLLHLLQQCLQQFQDKATAISSTVESLAHNATDDNYKYLSDFAQRLHRSANHAYKNYTFIHDHIDLILQQPEEPINLHGFKKIPPLNQVPVPSSYTTRLKVIYTVATQAVYKAEATITAIETSTDQFEASVNIQGSTHKYSDVTYTNAASVEAAAIYYSLKHITNILGYQIVDLNYPTLAQLIVSINSLSLHIGLLQCCVSYATADMSQIYESVGHLLNEYSMTADDIPNTKYLDDAMKELDDTITNFHKSINSSADHFIDSKIQFISTTLDTEPLAVTPSRWINIDKPGNHQV; encoded by the exons ATGACGGAAATTCCAACACATCATCAAG AAACATATTGGCAGCATGCTGTTATTGCAAGACCAGCAAACAGACGCACACCACACAGCAAAATACTCTCCAAGCAGATTGCAGATGCAATAGCAGATCGCCTGGGAGCATATATCACTGTCTCTGATATAACATATAAACCACCAAACTTTCTTATCCACTTTACAGAACCCCATTTACAGAGGCACGCTTTAGTTACAACAAAGTTACAGACAAGAAGTTGCAACCTGGAGATGGCACCATGGTCAAAACAGCATGAATTGGGACAGCTACCTTGGATTATAG CTACTCCACCAGAGGCTCTACAAATCAATATTGACCCACTCAAAATTTTACCTATACCAAGAAAGGCTCAAACACATGCAG GCAACCCAATTCTAAAGGATGATTATGCTGAAACAATTGGCACCAACTATGAACTTAGAGCACCTGACTACAGCTATTTGGTAATAGCAGAATTGAAGGACTTCTACTACAAAAAATTTGACATATTCAGATTATCGAAGAATAAGACAATCCAACTACTCCACTTGCTGCAACAATGTCTGCAACAATTCCAGGACAAAGCTACCGCCATATCCAGCACGGTTGAATCTCTCGCACACAATGCTACAGATGACAACTATAAATATCTCTCTGACTTCGCTCAACGTCTACACCGTAGTGCCAACCATGCCTATAAAAACTACACCTTTATACATGATCACATAGATTTGATTCTACAACAGCCTGAAGAACCTATCAATCTTCATGGATTCAAAAAAATTCCGCCACTAAATCAG GTACCAGTCCCGTCATCATACACTACCCGACTGAAAGTTATCTATACCGTAGCGACTCAAGCAGTATATAAAGCCGAAGCCACCATTACAGCCATAGAGACATCTACCGATCAGTTTGAAGCTTCTGTCAACATACAAGGATCAACACATAAATATAGTGATGTTACCTATACAAATGCAGCCTCGGTTGAAGCAGCAGCCATATATTACTCCCTCAAACACATCACCAATATTCTTGGATACCAAATAGTTGATCTTAACTATCCAACCCTAGCACAGTTAATCGTCTCAATAAACAGTCTCAGCTTACACATTGGTCTACTGCAGTGTTGTGTATCCTACGCTACAGCAGACATGAGCCAGATATATGAAAGTGTGGGTCATCTCCTCAACGAATACAGCATGACAGCCGATGACATTCCAAACACCAAATATCTAGATGATGCTATGAAAGAACTTGATGATACCATAACCAATTTCCACAAAAGCATCAACAGCTCAGCCGATCATTTCATAGACTCAAAG ATCCAGTTTATTTCCACGACTTTAGACACCGAACCCCTCGCCGTCACACCAAGTCGCTGGATTAACATCGACAAACCAG GAAACCATCAGGTCTGA